A stretch of the Balneola vulgaris DSM 17893 genome encodes the following:
- the groL gene encoding chaperonin GroEL (60 kDa chaperone family; promotes refolding of misfolded polypeptides especially under stressful conditions; forms two stacked rings of heptamers to form a barrel-shaped 14mer; ends can be capped by GroES; misfolded proteins enter the barrel where they are refolded when GroES binds): MSKLVHYDVEARDALKKGVDKLANAVKVTLGPRGRNVVIEKSFGAPKITKDGVTVAKEIELSDKLENMGAQMVKEVASRTNDNAGDGTTTATVLAQAIISAGLKNVTAGANPMDLKSGIDKAVAAIVEALNDVKIDIDNDINKLKQIATISANGDDEIGTMIADAYEKVGKSEDGKFNNTGVITVEEAKGIETTLETVEGMQFDRGYLSPYFVTDSEKMTTELEDPYILIFDKKISTMKDLLPILEKVVQSGKPLLIIAEDIEGEALATLVVNKLRGSLKIAAVKAPGFGDRRKAMLEDIAILTGGTVISEERGYKLENATLDFLGQASSVTIDKDNTTIVGGSGKADDIKARVNQIKGQIENTTSDYDREKLQERLAKLSGGVAVLYIGAASEVEMKEKKDRVEDALHATRAAVEDGIVPGGGVALLRTLKALDSLKSNNEDEAVGFQIIRKALEAPLRTISNNAGVEGAIVVQKVLEGEGAFGYNARTETYEDLIKAGVIDPTKVTRAALQNAASVAGLLLTTEAVISDKPSDDDDSAGMGGGMPGGGMPGMGGMGGMM, encoded by the coding sequence ATGTCAAAGTTAGTTCACTATGATGTGGAAGCACGCGACGCCCTAAAGAAAGGTGTTGATAAGCTTGCTAATGCAGTAAAAGTTACATTAGGCCCACGTGGACGCAATGTTGTAATCGAAAAGTCTTTTGGTGCCCCAAAAATTACTAAAGACGGTGTAACCGTTGCTAAAGAAATTGAGCTTTCTGATAAGCTTGAAAACATGGGTGCTCAAATGGTGAAGGAAGTTGCTTCCAGAACCAACGACAATGCAGGCGACGGTACTACTACCGCAACTGTATTAGCGCAAGCTATCATTAGCGCAGGTCTTAAAAACGTAACAGCGGGTGCAAACCCAATGGACCTTAAGAGTGGAATCGACAAAGCAGTTGCTGCTATTGTTGAAGCACTTAATGATGTTAAAATTGACATCGACAACGACATCAACAAATTAAAGCAGATTGCAACTATCTCTGCTAACGGTGATGATGAAATCGGAACTATGATTGCTGATGCTTACGAAAAAGTAGGTAAGTCGGAAGATGGTAAGTTCAACAACACTGGTGTTATCACTGTTGAAGAAGCAAAAGGTATCGAAACTACACTTGAGACTGTAGAAGGTATGCAGTTCGATCGTGGTTACCTTTCTCCTTACTTCGTAACTGATTCAGAGAAAATGACTACTGAATTAGAAGATCCATACATCTTAATCTTCGACAAGAAGATTTCTACGATGAAAGACCTTCTGCCAATTCTTGAAAAAGTAGTTCAGTCTGGAAAGCCATTATTAATTATTGCAGAAGACATCGAAGGCGAAGCACTTGCTACATTAGTAGTAAACAAACTTCGTGGATCACTTAAGATTGCAGCGGTTAAAGCTCCAGGCTTTGGCGACCGCAGAAAAGCAATGCTTGAAGACATCGCGATCTTAACTGGCGGTACTGTAATCTCTGAAGAAAGAGGCTACAAACTTGAAAATGCTACTCTAGATTTCTTAGGTCAGGCTAGCAGCGTAACTATCGACAAAGACAACACTACTATTGTTGGTGGATCAGGAAAAGCAGACGACATCAAAGCTCGTGTAAACCAGATCAAAGGCCAGATTGAGAACACAACATCTGACTACGATCGTGAAAAACTACAAGAGCGTTTAGCTAAGCTAAGCGGTGGTGTTGCTGTTCTTTACATCGGTGCTGCTTCTGAAGTTGAGATGAAAGAGAAGAAAGACCGTGTTGAAGATGCCCTACACGCTACTCGTGCCGCTGTTGAAGACGGTATCGTACCAGGTGGTGGTGTTGCACTTCTTAGAACACTTAAAGCTCTTGATAGCTTAAAGTCTAATAACGAAGACGAAGCGGTTGGTTTCCAAATCATCCGTAAGGCACTTGAAGCACCACTACGTACTATTTCAAACAATGCTGGTGTAGAAGGAGCTATCGTAGTTCAGAAAGTACTAGAAGGCGAAGGCGCTTTCGGTTACAACGCTCGTACTGAAACTTACGAAGACCTTATTAAAGCAGGTGTAATCGACCCAACTAAAGTAACTCGTGCTGCATTACAGAATGCTGCATCTGTTGCAGGTCTATTACTAACCACTGAAGCTGTTATTTCAGATAAGCCATCAGACGATGATGATTCTGCTGGAATGGGCGGTGGAATGCCAGGTGGTGGAATGCCAGGAATGGGTGGCATGGGCGGTATGATGTAA
- the groES gene encoding co-chaperone GroES, whose translation MASIKPLGDRVLVKADAAEEVTSSGLYIPDTAKEKPQQGTVVAVGPGKVENGNKIEMSVKEGDKVLYGKYAGTEVSFDGEEYLIMRESDIVGILS comes from the coding sequence ATGGCTAGCATTAAACCTTTAGGCGACCGTGTACTAGTGAAAGCGGACGCAGCTGAAGAAGTAACCAGCTCTGGTCTGTATATCCCAGATACAGCTAAAGAAAAACCTCAGCAAGGAACTGTTGTTGCTGTGGGTCCGGGAAAAGTTGAAAACGGAAATAAAATTGAGATGTCCGTAAAAGAGGGAGACAAAGTACTTTACGGAAAATACGCTGGTACTGAAGTTTCTTTCGACGGAGAAGAGTACCTGATTATGCGCGAGTCTGATATTGTTGGAATCCTGTCTTAA
- a CDS encoding HD family phosphohydrolase, with amino-acid sequence MSLLEKIGLSPKRKEITPLMGEKLKKEQEAYSLKRNPYLRAFIFICFIGISILSLPHATINSGLNYTVGQPWRADDLVAPYTFAIKKTEAEIETEQEQINQTISPIFRVEPSASIDTQTKIDSLYKRIMPVLEGYYIWQESKENNLNSVFEDSIRFAQSYSNTSIQLTEDSWNLLFESYYTMKTRNRPQSSFLGVRVKQELEQIVETLHTDGIINRNKSTFDQNEIIVRNPVNSTDRIVTKARVRDLKEANSYAQFQLNREFSQEVAQLGMELYNKAIQPNNIYSEADTEAKIQEELNTISETKGAIAQGQVIIRRGDIVTEQVANVLNSLSETRSKNASLAEKWLRFSGGVIAIIAISMVFFMYLYLYRRPISNHNGLFFLVFLTMSLVSLASVIIFRFELSSIYVIPIAIAPIILTIIFDSRVGIIASVTLASLIGLVNGNDFEFTIATFCACSMGVFSVRDIKDRSQFFFTTPGIVFVTYLIVVGAFALAKLSGWDDYLNQILFIAINAVFILFTYPIILLFEKLFGVTTDFTLLEMSDTNRPLLKELMNKAPGTFHHSLQVANLSEAAASAIKANALLCRVGALYHDIGKMVKPSYFVENQGSVNEHDKLKPQMSAMVIKAHVSEGVKMAEEHGLPKAITHFIETHHGTSVIRYFYEKAKEDESLKEMLNEEQFRYDGPLPSTKETGILLLADGIEAASRAMKNPNYSKLENLVNRMVDDRVTEGQLSHCPLTFRDLSVIKETFLNILVGVYHSRIEYPEDSERKTKGKDKEKEHTSDRSNAKPDDESSSDAEKSENKSEQTQTQEESKPSSE; translated from the coding sequence ATGAGTTTACTCGAAAAAATTGGTTTAAGCCCCAAACGAAAGGAGATAACTCCTTTAATGGGTGAGAAATTAAAAAAGGAGCAAGAGGCGTATTCTCTGAAGCGGAATCCCTATCTAAGAGCGTTCATTTTTATCTGCTTTATTGGCATCTCTATTCTATCGCTTCCTCATGCTACCATCAATTCTGGATTGAATTACACCGTTGGCCAACCGTGGAGAGCCGACGATTTAGTAGCTCCCTATACCTTCGCGATTAAGAAAACTGAAGCTGAAATAGAGACAGAGCAAGAGCAAATCAACCAAACCATCTCCCCTATTTTCAGAGTAGAACCCAGTGCGTCGATTGATACTCAAACAAAAATCGATTCTCTGTATAAACGCATCATGCCCGTGCTTGAAGGGTATTATATTTGGCAAGAGAGTAAAGAAAATAACCTAAATAGTGTTTTTGAGGATAGTATTCGATTTGCTCAATCCTATTCAAATACAAGCATTCAGCTTACTGAAGATTCATGGAATCTACTTTTTGAGAGTTATTACACAATGAAAACTCGAAATCGACCTCAAAGCTCATTTCTAGGCGTTCGAGTAAAACAAGAGTTAGAACAAATTGTTGAAACGCTTCACACCGATGGTATCATCAATAGAAATAAGTCAACGTTTGATCAGAACGAGATTATCGTTCGCAATCCTGTTAACAGCACCGATCGCATCGTTACAAAAGCTCGAGTACGTGATTTAAAAGAAGCCAATAGCTATGCCCAGTTTCAGTTGAATAGAGAATTCAGCCAAGAAGTTGCACAGTTGGGAATGGAGCTTTATAACAAAGCCATTCAACCTAATAACATATATAGTGAAGCTGATACAGAGGCTAAGATTCAGGAAGAGTTAAATACCATCAGTGAAACCAAAGGCGCCATAGCTCAAGGGCAGGTAATTATTCGAAGAGGTGATATCGTAACCGAGCAAGTAGCAAATGTATTGAATAGCCTTTCGGAAACACGATCTAAAAACGCTTCGTTAGCGGAAAAATGGCTTCGATTTAGTGGAGGTGTAATTGCCATCATCGCCATATCGATGGTCTTTTTCATGTACCTCTATTTATATCGTCGCCCCATCAGTAATCACAACGGACTCTTCTTCTTGGTGTTTCTAACCATGAGTTTGGTGAGTTTGGCGAGTGTGATCATCTTTCGTTTTGAGCTCTCTAGTATCTATGTAATACCCATTGCCATAGCGCCGATTATCCTCACTATTATATTTGACTCAAGAGTGGGTATCATTGCTTCGGTAACCTTGGCATCCCTTATAGGATTGGTAAATGGTAACGACTTTGAGTTTACCATCGCTACCTTCTGTGCCTGCAGCATGGGGGTATTTTCAGTACGTGATATTAAAGATCGATCTCAATTTTTCTTTACTACACCGGGCATCGTGTTTGTGACTTACTTAATTGTAGTTGGAGCTTTTGCGCTGGCAAAGCTAAGTGGGTGGGATGACTATTTAAATCAAATCCTATTCATTGCGATCAACGCGGTATTCATTCTATTTACTTATCCCATCATCCTTCTTTTTGAAAAGTTATTTGGTGTTACAACCGATTTCACCTTGCTTGAAATGAGCGATACCAACCGCCCACTGTTGAAGGAATTAATGAATAAGGCACCGGGTACTTTCCACCATAGTTTACAAGTTGCCAACTTATCAGAGGCCGCTGCTAGTGCCATTAAAGCAAACGCATTACTCTGTAGAGTAGGTGCCCTGTATCACGATATTGGGAAGATGGTTAAACCTTCTTATTTCGTTGAAAACCAAGGCAGTGTTAACGAACATGACAAACTAAAGCCTCAAATGAGTGCCATGGTGATAAAGGCGCATGTTTCAGAAGGCGTTAAAATGGCTGAAGAGCATGGACTTCCAAAAGCTATTACTCACTTTATTGAAACTCATCATGGTACGTCTGTAATCCGTTATTTTTATGAGAAAGCAAAGGAAGATGAAAGCTTAAAAGAGATGCTAAATGAGGAGCAGTTTAGATACGATGGCCCACTTCCAAGCACAAAAGAAACGGGTATCCTGTTATTAGCTGATGGCATTGAAGCGGCTTCTCGTGCTATGAAGAACCCAAATTATAGCAAACTCGAAAACTTAGTAAACCGCATGGTGGATGACCGAGTAACGGAAGGTCAACTCAGCCATTGCCCACTTACTTTCCGGGATTTAAGTGTTATCAAAGAGACCTTTTTAAACATCTTAGTTGGGGTGTACCACAGTAGAATCGAGTACCCTGAAGACAGCGAGAGAAAGACAAAAGGTAAGGACAAGGAGAAAGAGCACACATCAGACCGTTCGAATGCTAAACCGGATGATGAATCTAGCTCAGATGCAGAAAAATCGGAGAATAAGAGCGAGCAAACTCAAACCCAAGAGGAGTCTAAACCGAGTTCTGAGTAA
- a CDS encoding tetratricopeptide repeat protein translates to MKTFFLLIFLSCSPSILSAQIVDSATTKLYHQQLFEHIDRINVGDVNSFIASFDIERFTERVFDDITVASNNLEQFKNGFKRGMKSEMHKALNEMLTAFDNYQYVNFSVTDSSFSMLMRGFDDEGLNYYELIIDYSNKNSLRIIDIYPYYSGELFSDTINRIVIILLSETGMLDTTVSGFDTNKQLLSSNVDKMKQMGEMRRQANHQGMVNLYKSLPEPLKVEKIFIINVLTSAFYVDEMFYLSIIEQYKNIFPDDPSLPLITLDYYLLRGDIENSYKMINELDATIGGDNFLNTYRGFVAEVNEDTTRAIKYYTTAISNDPYIEDAYWSLIEIYLDQENFKLVTEQLIALEEYIGYEFTEQGFEEIDIYAQYIQSSEFKEWIKP, encoded by the coding sequence ATGAAAACCTTTTTTCTTCTCATTTTTTTGAGTTGTTCTCCTTCGATTTTATCAGCACAAATTGTTGATAGTGCCACAACGAAACTATATCACCAGCAGCTCTTCGAACATATTGATCGAATCAATGTGGGTGATGTTAATAGTTTTATAGCGTCTTTTGACATTGAAAGGTTTACTGAAAGAGTATTTGATGATATCACAGTTGCATCGAATAATTTGGAGCAATTTAAAAATGGATTTAAGCGAGGCATGAAATCAGAGATGCACAAAGCATTAAATGAAATGTTAACGGCATTCGATAATTACCAATATGTAAACTTTAGTGTTACAGATAGTTCATTTTCAATGTTAATGCGAGGATTTGACGACGAGGGGTTAAACTATTATGAGTTAATAATAGACTACTCCAATAAAAATTCATTACGAATAATTGATATCTACCCATACTATTCAGGCGAGCTATTCAGCGACACCATTAATCGAATTGTTATAATTCTACTTTCAGAAACAGGGATGCTTGATACCACTGTTTCAGGTTTCGACACAAATAAACAATTGTTATCGAGTAATGTAGATAAAATGAAACAGATGGGAGAAATGAGGCGGCAAGCTAATCATCAAGGGATGGTAAACTTGTATAAGTCGCTTCCAGAGCCATTAAAAGTAGAAAAGATCTTTATAATCAACGTATTAACATCAGCATTTTATGTTGATGAGATGTTTTATTTATCAATTATTGAGCAATACAAAAACATATTTCCCGACGATCCAAGTCTTCCATTAATAACCTTAGACTATTATTTATTGAGAGGAGATATCGAAAACTCATATAAAATGATAAATGAGTTAGACGCTACAATTGGAGGAGATAATTTTTTAAATACGTACAGAGGATTTGTTGCTGAGGTAAATGAAGATACTACAAGGGCAATCAAATATTATACAACAGCAATTTCAAACGACCCCTATATCGAAGATGCATATTGGTCGTTGATTGAAATTTATTTGGACCAGGAAAATTTCAAATTGGTAACTGAGCAATTGATAGCTTTAGAGGAGTATATTGGGTACGAATTCACTGAGCAGGGATTTGAAGAAATTGATATCTATGCTCAGTACATTCAATCATCAGAATTCAAAGAATGGATAAAGCCATAG
- a CDS encoding ligand-binding sensor domain-containing protein, protein MAKRTLRRLLFIGIHLLICSSTFAQEVAVENYVVTQFGLAEGLPQSTINDIIQTSDGYIWLATFGGLVRFDGHQFKTFNRSNTEGLEYDRVVSIFEDSNKNIWGASEQGVVRLSKGKATSYTIENRTTSISAGWISEDKDGRIWGALNESFYLLKNNRFERQTLWQADETILEQMSNDTSGVHLFLGKTIVKSYKDRLYKIVDLSNDVNSHIVKMVEDPKKPGSIFIGTSNNGILKLEGNKIKLPEQNSRLSVNDLIGLYLDRNDRLWAYSNKEVFINDGSHFKPFKIPGKSEGLGFQIRFIFEDNEGNLWFGSVAKGVFRFKKTKISMIDENNGLTNQRMLSLTKLNDGSLVFGTNCGGYFVSKNGVVDYPASNDFLPNNCVWSVFQDSKDRVWFSSEGLYMSNSLHEEGKRFDLSDGFEGDNIFALYEDRQGNIWIGCSNGIFKYNDESGFSSYKKADGSDVPETRVIFEDTRGAIWAGTVTGVYKIADSTAVNVSLVSAEGYLNEKDEPYIRAIYEDNEGIFWFGSYGNGIFRMEGDKLLNIGSKDGLFDNVVSHIVVDKNENFWIGSNRGIFRVSRNELNDFAKGQIKEVSSYSYGTGDGMNSAETNGGFQPSAIKDSVGNIYFPTVSGVAVVTTEQVSDKNATPTIYIEKITGSEFELSSPEKVELSYNDTFLEIKYTAINFTDPDKVKFRYRLAGLHENWIDVGSVRSALYTKIPPGDYTFQVVAANSSGVWNDEGASFRITVVPPFWQTGWFYFFSIITGVMVIVSMYYRKVQQLKSENERQKRFSEQLIESEEQERRRIANELHDSLGQQILVIKNRAELAKNYLDNPMALQEQLNDIVDSAQSSISDVRTISHGLRPVHLERFGLTEAIMNLCDNVRQTSDIDWIVEIDDIDNTIESEKEINFYRVIQEAINNILKHSSATQAEIFVKIENSEISTTIIDNGSGFNPDKREHKEGLGLTGMIERVESLGGVFKINTNHIGTSLSFRVPINSWVEK, encoded by the coding sequence ATGGCAAAAAGGACTTTAAGGCGGCTTTTATTTATTGGTATTCATCTACTCATATGTTCATCTACTTTTGCCCAAGAAGTAGCAGTAGAGAATTATGTCGTTACGCAATTCGGTTTGGCCGAAGGGTTACCTCAAAGTACCATTAATGATATCATTCAAACGAGTGATGGTTATATATGGCTAGCTACATTTGGTGGATTAGTTCGATTTGACGGCCATCAATTCAAAACTTTCAACCGATCGAATACGGAAGGGCTCGAGTACGATCGCGTAGTAAGTATATTTGAAGATAGTAATAAAAATATATGGGGAGCTTCAGAGCAAGGGGTAGTACGTTTGTCGAAAGGCAAAGCAACTTCATATACTATAGAGAATAGAACAACCTCAATATCTGCGGGATGGATAAGTGAAGATAAAGATGGAAGAATTTGGGGAGCGTTAAATGAGAGTTTTTATCTACTGAAAAATAATCGATTTGAACGCCAAACTCTTTGGCAGGCGGATGAGACCATCTTGGAACAAATGTCTAATGATACTTCAGGGGTTCATCTCTTTCTGGGTAAAACAATTGTAAAGAGCTACAAAGATAGGCTGTATAAAATTGTCGATCTAAGCAATGATGTTAATTCCCATATTGTAAAAATGGTTGAAGACCCAAAAAAGCCTGGGTCAATTTTTATCGGAACGTCCAATAATGGAATTCTGAAATTAGAAGGGAATAAAATTAAGCTACCTGAACAGAACTCGAGGTTAAGTGTGAATGATCTAATAGGGCTTTATTTAGATCGCAATGATAGATTATGGGCATATTCCAATAAAGAAGTCTTTATTAATGACGGTTCTCATTTCAAGCCATTTAAGATACCTGGTAAGAGTGAGGGATTAGGATTTCAAATTCGATTTATATTTGAAGATAACGAGGGTAATCTGTGGTTTGGTTCGGTTGCCAAAGGGGTGTTCCGGTTTAAAAAAACCAAAATATCCATGATTGATGAGAATAATGGCTTAACCAATCAACGAATGCTTTCACTTACAAAATTGAATGATGGCAGTTTAGTATTTGGGACAAACTGTGGAGGTTATTTTGTCTCAAAAAATGGTGTAGTTGATTACCCAGCTAGTAATGATTTTCTTCCAAATAATTGTGTTTGGTCAGTTTTTCAAGATTCAAAAGATAGAGTTTGGTTTAGTTCAGAAGGCTTGTATATGTCGAACTCTTTACATGAAGAGGGTAAAAGGTTTGATCTCTCGGATGGATTTGAAGGAGACAATATTTTTGCGCTCTATGAAGATAGACAAGGCAATATCTGGATAGGATGCAGTAACGGTATTTTTAAGTACAACGACGAGTCAGGCTTTAGTTCATACAAAAAAGCAGATGGCTCTGATGTGCCTGAGACACGAGTGATTTTTGAAGATACTCGTGGAGCTATTTGGGCGGGCACCGTTACGGGGGTGTACAAAATAGCTGACAGTACAGCGGTAAATGTTTCTTTGGTATCTGCAGAAGGATATTTAAATGAAAAAGATGAGCCTTATATACGAGCTATATATGAAGACAATGAGGGAATATTTTGGTTTGGTTCATATGGGAATGGAATATTCAGAATGGAGGGGGATAAGCTGCTAAACATTGGTAGTAAGGATGGTTTATTTGATAATGTTGTATCCCATATTGTGGTAGATAAGAATGAAAATTTCTGGATTGGTAGTAACAGAGGAATTTTTAGAGTTTCAAGAAATGAGCTAAATGATTTCGCAAAAGGTCAAATCAAAGAAGTTTCTTCGTATTCATATGGCACAGGCGATGGAATGAATTCAGCTGAAACAAATGGTGGTTTTCAGCCTAGTGCAATTAAAGATTCCGTGGGTAATATCTACTTCCCAACAGTGAGTGGTGTGGCAGTGGTTACAACAGAGCAAGTGAGTGATAAGAATGCAACACCTACCATTTATATTGAAAAGATTACTGGAAGTGAATTTGAACTCTCATCACCAGAAAAGGTAGAACTTTCATACAATGATACCTTTCTTGAAATCAAATACACGGCTATTAATTTCACAGATCCTGATAAAGTGAAATTTCGATATCGCTTGGCAGGCCTACATGAGAATTGGATTGATGTAGGGAGTGTACGTTCGGCTTTGTATACAAAAATTCCTCCTGGCGATTATACCTTTCAAGTTGTTGCAGCTAATAGCAGTGGAGTATGGAATGATGAGGGAGCATCCTTCAGAATAACAGTAGTGCCTCCTTTTTGGCAAACGGGTTGGTTTTACTTTTTTAGCATTATTACCGGTGTGATGGTAATAGTGAGCATGTACTATAGAAAAGTTCAGCAGCTAAAATCAGAAAATGAAAGACAGAAGCGATTTTCAGAACAACTCATAGAATCTGAAGAACAGGAAAGAAGGCGTATTGCAAACGAGTTACATGACAGTTTAGGTCAGCAGATCCTTGTAATTAAAAATAGGGCAGAGTTGGCTAAAAATTATCTAGACAACCCAATGGCTCTTCAAGAGCAACTGAACGATATCGTTGATAGTGCACAAAGTTCAATATCAGATGTTCGTACCATTTCACATGGTTTGCGACCTGTTCATCTTGAACGATTCGGCCTCACCGAAGCTATTATGAATTTATGCGACAATGTGAGACAGACTTCTGATATAGACTGGATTGTTGAAATTGACGATATAGACAATACTATAGAATCAGAAAAAGAAATCAATTTTTATCGTGTTATTCAGGAGGCCATTAATAATATTTTAAAGCACTCCTCAGCTACACAAGCTGAAATATTTGTCAAAATAGAAAACTCAGAAATTTCCACCACCATCATAGATAATGGGTCAGGGTTCAATCCAGATAAAAGGGAGCACAAAGAAGGCTTAGGACTTACGGGAATGATTGAACGAGTTGAATCATTAGGTGGGGTATTTAAAATTAATACAAATCATATAGGAACATCACTCTCTTTTAGAGTGCCAATTAACTCATGGGTAGAAAAATAA
- the xerD gene encoding site-specific tyrosine recombinase XerD: MEKFTRELNLYLQFAKLEKGLSENSIISYKNDLERYLDYLVFEKKLNDLSGVSLNHIEDFLGYLLDSECLSASSLARNISSIRSFHEFATIEGFSHANPAELIELPKKAKKLPEVLNPIEVEAILSTPNLEKPAGIRDKAILECLYGTGMRVSELTGLEIDRLFFEIGFIRVIGKGNKERLVPVGEIAQEAIEHYVEHIRPLFYKPSKADKAKNRVFLNQRGGALTRMSIWNIVQKAAKAADIQKPVYPHIFRHSFATHLLEGGADLRAVQEMLGHASINTTEIYTHVDRSFLHQVHKEFHPRA; encoded by the coding sequence ATGGAGAAATTTACGCGTGAGCTTAACTTATACCTTCAATTTGCCAAACTAGAAAAAGGTTTATCTGAAAACTCCATTATCTCTTATAAAAACGACTTAGAGCGTTATTTAGACTACTTGGTTTTTGAAAAAAAACTCAATGATTTATCGGGTGTTAGTTTAAATCACATAGAAGATTTTCTAGGTTATTTACTCGATTCGGAATGTCTTTCGGCTAGTTCGCTTGCTCGTAATATATCCAGTATCCGAAGCTTTCATGAGTTTGCCACTATCGAAGGATTTTCGCATGCTAATCCTGCTGAACTTATTGAGCTTCCTAAGAAGGCTAAGAAACTACCGGAAGTTCTCAACCCAATAGAAGTAGAGGCAATTCTCAGCACTCCAAATTTAGAAAAGCCAGCCGGAATTCGCGATAAAGCCATCTTAGAGTGTTTGTATGGCACAGGCATGCGTGTGAGTGAGTTAACAGGCTTAGAAATAGATCGCTTATTCTTTGAAATAGGCTTCATTCGAGTAATTGGTAAAGGGAACAAAGAACGCTTGGTACCGGTGGGTGAAATTGCCCAAGAAGCAATCGAACATTACGTGGAACATATTCGCCCTTTATTCTATAAACCAAGTAAAGCAGACAAAGCCAAAAACCGTGTGTTCCTCAATCAAAGAGGCGGAGCATTAACTCGCATGAGTATCTGGAATATTGTGCAAAAAGCGGCCAAAGCGGCGGATATCCAAAAACCGGTGTATCCACACATTTTTAGGCATTCTTTTGCAACACATCTACTTGAAGGAGGCGCCGACTTACGAGCCGTTCAAGAAATGCTAGGTCATGCTTCCATTAACACTACTGAAATTTATACTCATGTCGATCGTTCATTCCTTCATCAAGTACATAAAGAATTCCATCCTCGCGCCTAA
- the rsmA gene encoding 16S rRNA (adenine(1518)-N(6)/adenine(1519)-N(6))-dimethyltransferase RsmA, whose protein sequence is MAFKTKKSLGQHFLTDSNIIYKIVEAIGANSDDRLIEIGPGTGALTSWLTKKYNDLHVIEVDERAIEVLKQQVPDVHIHQKDVLKVDWSEILSDKNDNFVVGNLPYYITSPILFTLLAQRSNFKEAILMMQKEVAQRLVASPSSKDYGILSVQTQLMSTPEILFDVSPNSFNPPPKVMSSVIRLTFDKPALECSDEALKKVVRTAFNQRRKKLSNALKPVLDDYRPEGYNFDQRAENWTPDIYAELSAHLEKQNHLK, encoded by the coding sequence ATGGCATTTAAGACTAAAAAGAGTTTAGGACAGCATTTTCTTACCGACAGCAACATCATCTATAAAATAGTTGAGGCCATTGGTGCAAACTCAGACGATCGACTCATTGAAATTGGTCCTGGTACAGGAGCCCTCACTTCGTGGTTGACTAAAAAGTACAACGACTTACATGTGATTGAAGTAGATGAGCGAGCTATTGAAGTTTTAAAGCAACAAGTTCCAGATGTACACATCCATCAAAAGGATGTATTGAAGGTGGATTGGTCGGAAATTTTGTCTGACAAAAATGACAACTTTGTCGTAGGTAATCTTCCTTATTATATCACCAGTCCCATTCTATTTACTTTGCTAGCACAGCGCTCGAATTTCAAAGAAGCCATATTGATGATGCAGAAAGAAGTAGCTCAACGATTGGTCGCATCCCCATCATCTAAAGATTATGGCATACTTTCGGTACAAACTCAATTGATGAGTACTCCTGAAATTTTATTCGATGTATCACCTAATTCATTTAACCCTCCTCCAAAAGTAATGAGTTCGGTTATTCGACTCACTTTCGATAAACCTGCCTTAGAATGCTCAGACGAGGCATTAAAAAAAGTAGTTCGTACAGCTTTCAACCAACGGCGTAAAAAATTGAGCAATGCGCTTAAGCCTGTACTCGACGACTATAGGCCAGAAGGTTATAACTTTGATCAGAGAGCTGAAAACTGGACCCCTGACATTTATGCAGAGTTGTCTGCCCATCTCGAAAAGCAAAATCATTTGAAATGA